A window from Nitrospira sp. encodes these proteins:
- the tgt gene encoding tRNA guanosine(34) transglycosylase Tgt, with the protein MMQFTIKQQDRQTKGRLGQLRTARAVIDTPTFMPVGSLGPVKGLEPEDLHDLGFRLMLNNAYHLYLRPGHKIVAELGGLHAFTGWPGAILTDSGGFQIFSLAKLCKITDEGVTFQSHIDGSTHFITPETAIEIEEALGADIIMAFDQCVALPASRAAILEGLRRTTSWAKRCQASRRRNDQALFGIVQGGLEADLRRQSAQELVALDFEGYAIGGLSVGESKADMYAMLDVTAPELPESKPRYLMGVGLPEDLIEGVARGVDMFDCVVPSRHGRTGWLFTGFGRVSIKQAQFKQDERPIDPDCGCPVCKRYSRAYLHHLFNVKEMLGSRLNTIHNLWYFADLMQRVRSSIERGTFLTMREEFYRARAEAERTGGETAIAAQEPRAGLD; encoded by the coding sequence ATGATGCAGTTCACGATCAAACAGCAGGACCGACAGACCAAGGGGCGGCTGGGACAGCTCCGTACCGCCCGGGCCGTCATCGACACGCCCACGTTCATGCCGGTGGGGTCGTTGGGGCCGGTGAAAGGGCTGGAGCCCGAGGATCTTCACGATCTCGGGTTCAGGCTCATGCTGAATAATGCGTACCATCTCTACTTGCGGCCCGGGCATAAAATTGTGGCGGAGTTGGGCGGGTTGCACGCATTTACCGGATGGCCTGGCGCGATCCTGACCGATAGCGGCGGGTTTCAGATTTTTAGCTTGGCGAAACTCTGCAAGATCACCGATGAGGGCGTGACGTTTCAGTCGCACATCGACGGCTCGACGCATTTCATCACGCCCGAAACGGCGATCGAAATCGAAGAGGCGCTCGGCGCCGATATCATCATGGCGTTCGATCAATGTGTCGCCCTGCCGGCGTCGCGCGCGGCGATTCTGGAGGGTTTGCGGCGGACGACGTCGTGGGCGAAACGCTGTCAGGCGAGCCGGCGCCGGAACGATCAGGCGCTCTTCGGCATTGTCCAGGGCGGACTGGAAGCCGATCTCAGGAGACAGTCGGCCCAGGAGCTGGTGGCGCTGGATTTTGAAGGCTATGCCATCGGTGGACTGTCCGTCGGGGAGAGCAAGGCCGATATGTATGCGATGTTGGATGTGACCGCTCCGGAACTGCCGGAGTCCAAGCCGCGCTATCTGATGGGGGTGGGCCTTCCGGAGGACCTCATCGAAGGGGTGGCTCGCGGGGTCGATATGTTTGATTGCGTGGTGCCGTCCCGCCATGGGCGGACCGGATGGCTCTTTACGGGGTTCGGCCGTGTATCCATCAAGCAGGCGCAATTCAAACAGGACGAACGGCCGATCGATCCCGACTGCGGCTGTCCGGTATGCAAACGCTATTCGCGCGCCTATCTGCATCACCTCTTCAACGTGAAGGAGATGCTCGGATCGCGACTGAATACGATTCACAACCTTTGGTATTTTGCTGATCTGATGCAACGAGTGCGCTCGTCGATCGAGCGAGGGACATTTCTCACAATGCGCGAGGAGTTTTATCGCGCGCGGGCGGAAGCCGAGCGGACCGGCGGCGAGACAGCAATCGCCGCGCAGGAACCGCGGGCCGGCCTCGACTAG